In Bombus pyrosoma isolate SC7728 linkage group LG18, ASM1482585v1, whole genome shotgun sequence, a single genomic region encodes these proteins:
- the LOC122577283 gene encoding trichohyalin-like isoform X2 encodes MSQSEDAYAPEEPTPDIPISLLDIQMPETPDSTKGQTSDGDTPRLESPKMLKPVLGKLQAKKRLMAFANKFNMPPKLQNKSNLLQAHSTKVSKSKSMPNDNGKSSKNDSSTIVNIDSDSVQFHNRHSSGGKSKKKTEEKILAIEEIRREESKSKMLLAEAMAAASLEEENYANRNGQNVLENVKILRERSRQDDVNVSYKSGSKSTIENKYSERRYGREERRDSANKESKDYNGSKERYYKVSRDKEQRRKDKDRKDDKDKREDSNKYEENRDRKDEERDKKDNDKWEDVREKKGIKEKKESLKEKRSDSQEKPEIKDRKEKEKDKDKGKERDIMNSSSWVELKKCGILIDDIIEIKRRDHSERPIKNRTAEDYLRHFEQMLMINDCRLKRYAFIAEGLEGPKEYPPESVRATKRGRPQLFYSENPRMSLFINHQQILQAVTVDHREKMRDICEADFIRNDTEAAEKSQRTRNWYPKTGIYKSEGNDKWHVPINVQLPRSKWDSEDEDRLSGTGKEQGNVVKSSNITSKQEPEEFSPRLSTIEEDINKDKKMINEDEASSVKKIDDNRQSTSPLLQSAGNEKLASEYEQFMKMVCSDIPMSKEFSPKPNKASTSTLSYHEFNIETNLPNDNNFSFVEHSISGKSDKNNSNKIEEKFKSSESRQNLENISKIEDDQISSNSSHIQVQKRVRVESKNIHDKSESEDSKSIPSDWENVRIKVERMSDENSDSKETRKKKRRKKVTSSSSESSSSSSSSDSEEEVKRRKRKRKISNDSDSLSDSDSSDSSSSSSDSSSSDDKRKKRKKKKRKAEKRKKKAKRIAKTKKKRRRKVSSDSSSSDSSEDRKKKRVATRKSKQKKEYNVKQDNREDIIKTIQKSPLESSSLENAKLVRSQVPLKKIKEEVKVENRKRSSDKHDVWNKDQELVRKVISDSDIHNKTHKDEEKRNKVEERYLEEWEMDSVIMPQKGEKLSKSNVEKVENTDIQNIRKIERKEERCKKDDKNKNDERLEEKCSSMSKEIIPGSLKIEEDADGKKKRKRDKEKKDSSEFLADWKKESERISQQIMQDEIKLSKKLDKQKREKWGETEFDTLNVPSLTQLEKEVNKRQLLADEWEVDSLEAVSDLMINKKKTSRISKKLEKEVRYDKKTDTYIAIEKETVKECKKRQDRLSAMRIWEEEQEEGEKEALMLLEQKSKRKRDDWDIEEESFLREKSDRKESVEDSITIIESIHKEVNAVSKNVDASMKHDVVTSKKSKKSRWDMESQSEEKIKLKTPVMWEEECAEWTKVNKFDHDIERVSLECCDSILAKTKIKDEDVCMVEQQLRKSTSKNSTSTDIIDLFPRKCQDIDLLESSWTPEEHTRCKSRIRSFGNSSQENMLFDKTKELTPSKEQCTAEQLKDIFEIDVKLTKKNTELYSPSSPAGSQKSEDMEIFKDNQVNLKESLLHNKLKNETLVMSDDESVPNIPLQIKYRDGKYAKAAVMKEEFEEILGVQKIEDQTLRKKFDVKVSESSSEFPINEPYPDTNYKSLRMDIFAGYESDESHGKLSNKSSEAISSSASTKGTEESNEGKAALKLIPKQLLVRRNNERVKTKLISDDPMQHAAALLTIQKKLRESHSVKNDIKNTYCEEPNEFRIECEKTSNIHAPVTEVIPTEQTTITDVKVDSKDLSITVKTSITTKSESPGAVKLDFNEYRSGNKGTKLEELKKSRPRNSKDISDMECQVRSPVREQKKKSPSRKENREDKRISDRSKERRDKKFDDRERVDRRDSRTSKHEYNESRRRFSPSTSRNKKRTSWEREGSRSESHSRSWSRSRSKSPKRKEESFSGFSSKEKRSNRIDEDRSSRARIDDRRERSIRSSPRSNTAPHNKDHFKKHGPIKGDRDDWNRKKYDCMEREKEGRSYEPMEVLRERNVDIDRHRESRFRGDEADRSLWPYEAENMLRDGNESLDSYSNSQDLDLDYEEKTYYRDDSIERDIMEGPFRPSLKFKHRKSRLSTRRDRQWEKEREPLDLDRHGHIRRTDKLPPPRGRSPLRSRRSPRRPSHDRFRRESRSRSKSWSRSRSRSRSRSRSRSRSRSTSRSRSMMHSRSRSRSGSRSRTRSTSGSRMRSPDHLRMTERLRSSRSPSMGRGRVSESSRERKDEHDNMKLLDSCTERGRRIETIVQSVSGLPRDSTVLDSEMHIGDNMETVATSFQYSAENEVGNEYYYTENNLTYPPCIDDSTASSPKRLSLDDRLELELGIKKQQDGAGISNDYRENFNSNVCYPSPPGQQQQMLYRQQPTVLQVGNVLQVVPADFNGVPATHREPTNSSSAPIVRGSSQVVRVGNVLQVVPTSLDWSGGQPSSVDQSGGMMYSTTVPQSSPVPSVSISVPVPVPVPMPVPAVPSAMNSSTPVSTLSPVSLPLSVPVPVPVPGPAPVPIPVTQTTFPRAEVTSQKVPVLPVYNYEVILETRRKEQEERKRLREIRRKEKERRRIERINRRALQLLEKSNMRQSENANQQKNSNLDPSVLKALRESEEQGDAEEQQTSSTIFEKEEEMPVVASSASTEEEEVPVEEDEEEEEEEEAEVEYDEEEEEEAEDDEEEEEEDDEKSRLNKLKSEIDEATTVTAIDETTKVQIETESKGWPELPPPPLKGILVASGFRRTSVPNGNLDDLSTPENDNGDNTDKEDIEIDKNESSKDEAGENKLSKLKNQMKKTKLAKLGKRKQRSKKSVQFADGIKPGEGTSPSGGEGDMPSPPPPTTVARGGIRDVRRSSSRKSRKQEKRTRPPKAKKKVKVKIIKLKKPRVTPLTAMMMNDSDELDDRSPPPPPPGSPPPPHLWPSYLSAYNANNRTSEAQTTAAAISNTVQAPPPPTPLPLLVPPPPLNYTIQPCSKA; translated from the exons CTAGTTTAGAAGAggaaaattatgcaaataggAATGGACAAAATgtattagaaaatgtaaagatTTTGAGAGAAAGAAGTAGACAAGATGATGTTAATGTCTCTTATAAAAGTGGTTCAAAGTCtacaatagaaaataaatattcagagag GCGATATGgaagagaagaacgaagagaTAGTGCGAATAAAGAGTCAAAAGATTATAATGGTAGCAAAGAACGATATTATAAAGTCTCGCGAGATAAAGAACAACGtagaaaagataaagatagGAAAGATGATAAAGATAAGCGAGAGGATAGTAATAAATACGAAGAGAACCGAGACAGGAAAGATgaagaaagagataaaaaggATAATGATAAATGGGAAGATGTAcgggaaaagaaaggaataaaagaaaagaaggagagtcttaaagaaaaaagaagtgaTTCACAGGAGAAACCtgaaattaaagatagaaaagaaaaggagaaagataaagacaaaggaaaagagagagacatAATGAATTCTTCTTCATGGGTGGAGTTAAAAAAGTGTGGTATACTGATAGACGACATCATTGAGATTAAAAGACGTGATCACTCAGAACGACCAATAAAGAACAG AACAGCCGAGGATTACTTACGTCACTTTGAGCAAATGTTAATGATAAACGATTGTCGTTTGAAACGATACGCTTTTATTGCCGAAGGACTAGAAGGTCCTAAAGAGTATCCTCCTGAATCAGTGAGAGCAACTAAACGAGGAAGGCCTCAGTTATTTTATTCTGAAAATCCTCGTATGTCACTTTTCATCAATCATCAACAAATTCTTCAGGCAGTTACTGTCGATCATCGTGAAAAAATGCGGGACATATGCGAGGCAGACTTTATACG AAACGATACGGAAGCAGCGGAAAAATCTCAACGTACACGTAACTGGTATCCAAAGACAGGCATATATAAATCCGAAGGAAACGACAAGTGGCATGTACCAATTAATGTACAACTGCCTAGGTCAAAATGGGATAGTGAAGATGAAGACAGGTTATCCGGCACTGGAAAGGAACAAGGAAATGTAGTGAAATCGAGTAACATAACTTCGAAGCaag aaccTGAGGAATTTTCTCCACGGTTAAGTACGATAGAAGAAGACATTAATAAAGACAAGAAAATGATCAACGAAGATGAGGCTTCTagtgttaaaaaaatagaCGACAATAGACAATCAACATCTCCTTTGTTACAGTCTGCAGGCAACGAAAAATTAGCATCGGAGTACGAACAGTTCATGAAGATGGTTTGCAGTGATATTCCAATGTCGAAAGAATTCTCCCCAAAACCGAATAAAGCTTCTACCTCGACGTTAAGCTATCATGAATTTAATATAGAAACTAATTTGCCGAATgacaataatttttcgtttgtaGAGCATAGTATATCCGGAAAGtcggataaaaataattcaaataaaattgaggaaaaattcaaatccAGTGAAAGTCGACAGAACTTGgaaaacatttcgaaaatCGAGGACGATCAGATATCATCAAATAGTTCTCATATTCAGGTTCAAAAACGCGTAAGAGTAGagagtaaaaatatacatgatAAAAGTGAATCGGAAGATTCTAAATCAATACCCAGCGATTGGGAAAACGTTCGAATTAAAGTAGAACGTATGAGCGACGAAAATTCTGACTctaaagaaacaagaaagaaaaagagacgaaagaaaGTGACTTCTAGCAGTAGTGAATCATCCAGTTCGTCGAGTTCCTCCGACTCTGAGGAAGAagtaaaaagaaggaaaagaaaacggaaaatatcgaacgattcgGACTCATTATCGGATTCAGATAGCAGcgatagtagtagtagcagcagTGATTCTTCTAGTTCCGATGATaaacggaagaaaagaaagaaaaagaaacgaaaagctgaaaaaagaaagaaaaaagcgaaacgaattgcaaagacgaagaagaagagaagaaggaaagtcAGTTCGGATTCAAGTAGTAGCGATTCGTCTGAagataggaagaaaaaaagggtaGCGACTAGAAAGTCTaaacagaagaaagaatataacgttaaacaagATAACAGAGAAGATATAATAAAGACGATACAAAAGTCGCCTTTGGAATCTTCTTCATTAGAAAATGCGAAATTGGTACGTTCTCAAGTTccattaaagaaaattaaagaggAAGTAAAAGTCGAAAATAGGAAAAGATCCTCAGATAAACACGACGTTTGGAACAAGGATCAGGAATTGGTCAGAAAGGTGATTTCTGATAGCGACATCCACAATAAAACCCacaaagatgaagaaaaaagaaacaaagtcGAAGAGCGATACTTGGAAGAGTGGGAAATGGATTCCGTGATCATGCCgcagaaaggagaaaaactGTCAAAGAGTAATGttgaaaaagtagaaaatactGATATACAAAACATTCGGAAAATAGAAAGGAAGGAGGAACGATGCAAGAAAGACgacaagaataaaaatgacgaacgtttggaagaaaaatgttcaagCATGAGCAAGGAGATCATCCCAGGGAGTTTGAAGATAGAAGAAGATGcagatggaaagaaaaagaggaaaagagataaagagaaaaaggacaGCAGTGAATTTTTAGCTGACTGGAAGAAGGAAAGTGAGCGTATATCTCAGCAAATAATGCAAGACGAAATAAAGCTCTCTAAAAAGTTAGAcaaacaaaaaagagaaaaatgggGAGAGACTGAATTTGATACTCTGAATGTCCCATCATTAACACAACTTGAAAAGGAAGTAAATAAGAGACAATTACTAGCGGACGAATGGGAAGTCGACAGCTTAGAAGCTGTGTCTGatttaatgattaataaaaagaagacctctcgtatttcaaagaaattagaaaaggaGGTTCGATATGATAAGAAAACAGATACATATATCGCTATAGAAAAGGAAACTGTAAAGGAATGTAAAAAGAGGCAAGACAGATTGTCTGCAATGAGAATTTGGgaagaagaacaagaagaaggagagaaagaagctTTGATGCTCCTGGAACAGAAGAGTAAGAGGAAGAGAGATGATTGGGACATTGAAGAAGAATCATTCTTACGAGAAAAAAGTGACAGAAAAGAAAGCGTAGAAGACAGCATTACTATAATTGAGAGCATCCATAAGGAGGTAAATGCAGTCAGTAAAAATGTGGATGCATCTATGAAACATGATGTTGTTACTAGCAAAAAGAGCAAGAAAAGTCGTTGGGATATGGAATCACAGtctgaagaaaaaataaagcttAAAACTCCTGTTATGTGGGAGGAAGAGTGTGCAGAATGGACGAAAGTGAATAAATTCGACCACGATATTGAGAGAGTATCTTTGGAATGCTGTGACTCGATATTAGCtaaaacgaagataaaagACGAGGACGTTTGTATGGTTGAACAGCAGTTGAGAAAGTCTACATCTAAGAATTCAACAAGTACAGATATTATCGATTTGTTTCCTAGAAAATGTCAGGATATAGATTTGTTAGAATCATCTTGGACTCCAGAAGAACATACTAGATGTAAGTCGCGAATAAGAAGTTTTGGTAACAGTTCACAGGAGAATATGCTCTTTGATAAGACCAAGGAATTGACGCCTTCGAAAGAGCAATGTACTGCAGAACAATTAAAGGATATCTTTGAGATAGATgtgaaattaacgaaaaaaaatacagaattgTATAGTCCCAGTTCTCCAGCTGGATCCCAGAAGTCTGAa gatatggaaatttttaaggATAATCAGGTAAATCTGAAGGAGAGTCTCCTACACAATAAACTAAAGAATGAAACTCTGGTTATGTCTGATGATGAATCAGTTCCCAATATACctcttcaaataaaatatcgcgatGGTAAATATGCAAAAGCTGCAGTGATGAaggaagaatttgaagaaattttaggAGTGCAGAAGATAGAGGATCAGACtcttcgaaagaaattcgatgTGAAAGTATCTGAAAGTTCGTCTGAATTTCCAATCAACGAACCATACCCAGACACGAACTATAAATCATTACGAATGGACATATTCGCAGGATATGAATCTGATGAATCACATGGAAAATTAAGCAACAAGAGTTCTGAGGCAATATCTTCATCTGCCAGCACAAAAGGAACAGAGGAGTCGAATGAAGGAAAAGCAGCACTCAAGTTGATTCCTAAACAACTGTTAGTCCGACGAAACAATGAACGCGTGAAGACAAAATTGATTTCAGACGATCCCATGCAACACGCTGCGGCTCTATTGACTATCCAGAAGAAACTTCGAGAGTCGCACTCTGtgaaaaacgatataaaaaacaCATATTGCGAAGAACCTAATGAATTTAGGATCGAGTGTGAAAAGACATCCAATATACATGCACCTGTTACTGAAGTTATTCCCACGGAACAGACTACTATTACGGATGTTAAGGTGGACTCGAAAGACTTGTCAATAACAGTGAAAACTTCGATTACCACAAAATCGGAATCACCAGGGGCGGTGAAGCTCGATTTCAATGAGTACAGGTCTGGGAACAAAGGAACTAAGTTGGAAGAACTTAAAAAGTCTAGACCACGTAATAGTAAAGATATTAGTGACATGGAATGTCAAGTAAGATCACCGGTCAGAgagcagaaaaagaaaagtccTAGCAGAAAGGAGAATAGGGAAGATAAACGAATCAGTGATCGTagcaaagaaagaagagataaaaaatttgatgatAGAGAAAGAGTAGATAGAAGAGATAGTAGGACTTCGAAACATGAGTACAATGAAAGTAGAAGGAGGTTCAGTCCTTCTACTAGTCGCAATAAAAAACGCACTTCCTGGGAACGGGAAGGAAGTCGTAGCGAAAGCCATAGCCGCAGTTGGAGTAGAAGTAGAAGCAAAAGTccaaagagaaaggaagagtcGTTTTCAGGCTTTTCTAGTAAAGAAAAACGATCAAATAGAATCGACGAGGATAGATCCAGTAGAGCAAGAATAGATGATAGGAGAGAAAGATCTATAAGAAGTTCTCCTAGATCTAACACTGCCCCACATAATAAAG atcattttaaaaaacatgGACCTATTAAAGGAGATCGAGATGACtggaatagaaagaaatacgaCTGtatggaaagagaaaaggaaggtAGGTCGTATGAACCAATGGAAGTActaagagagagaaacgtgGATATTGATAGACATAGAGAGAGTAGATTTCGCGGAGATGAAGCAGATCGGTCACTATGGCCGTACGAAGCAGAGAACATGCTTCGGGATGGAAATGAGTCCTTAGATTCCTATTCCAATAGTCAAGATTTAGATCTTGATTATGAAGAGAAAACGTACTACAGGGATGATAGTATTGAGAGGGATATCATGGAAGGTCCTTTCCGTCcttcattaaaattcaagCATAG aaaaagtaggCTCAGTACAAGAAGAGACAGACAAtgggagaaggaaagagaaccTTTGGATCTAGATAGACATGGACACATTCGAAGAACGGATAAATTACCTCCACCTAGAGGTCGTTCTCCATTACGGTCGCGAAGATCACCACGTAGACCATCACACGACCGCTTCAGACGTGAATCTAGATCGCGATCGAAATCATGGTCAAGATCAAGATCACGATCTAGGTCAAGATCTAGATCCAGATCGCGATCTCGATCTACGTCCAGGTCCCGGTCGATGATGCATTCAAGATCGAGATCTAGATCGGGATCTCGATCAAGAACTAGATCTACCTCGGGGTCCAGAATGAGAAGCCCGGATCATTTACGAATGACGGAACGATTACGATCTTCCAg ATCACCTTCCATGGGACGAGGTAGAGTGAGCGAAAGTTCAAGGGAAAGGAAGGATGAACACGATAATATGAAACTATTAGATAGCTGCACCGAAAGAGGTAGACGAATAGAAACGATCGTGCAGTCCGTATCCGGACTACCTAGGGACTCGACTGTGTTAGACTCGGAAATGCACATCGGTGACAATATGGAGACAGTTGCAACAAGTTTCCAATATTCGGCTGAAAACGAAGTTGGAAACGAATATTACTATACAGAGAATAATTTGACTTATCCACCGTGCATTGATGACTCAACGGCGAGTTCTCCGAAACGCCTATCCCTCGACGATAG GCTAGAACTTGAGCTGGGAATTAAGAAACAACAGGATGGAGCAGGAATATCAAATGATTACAGAGAAAACTTTAATTCGAATGTATGTTATCCATCACCGCCTGGACAACAGCAGCAAATGTTATACCGTCAACAACCTACTGTTTTACAA GTGGGCAATGTGTTGCAAGTGGTACCTGCAGATTTCAATGGTGTCCCAGCAACGCACAGAGAGCCGACCAACTCCTCCTCAGCACCGATTGTACGAGGTTCCAGTCAAGTAGTTCGCGTAGGTAATGTTCTTCAGGTTGTACCGACGTCCTTGGATTGGAGCGGTGGACAGCCTTCTTCAGTTGATCAATCAGGAGGGATGATGTATTCCACGACAGTCCCTCAATCTTCTCCAGTTCCCTCAGTATCTATATCTGTACCTGTTCCAGTTCCTGTCCCCATGCCTGTACCGGCCGTTCCATCCGCTATGAACTCATCGACACCAGTTTCTACTTTGTCCCCAGTTTCATTGCCTCTTTCCGTTCCCGTTCCTGTTCCTGTCCCTGGCCCTGCTCCTGTTCCAATTCCTGTGACGCAAACGACGTTCCCCAGAGCCGAAGTGACATCGCAGA aagTACCTGTTCTTCCGGTTTATAATTACGAAGTTATCTTGGAGACCCGTAGAAAAGAACAAGAAGAGCGTAAGCGACTGCGTGAGATtaggagaaaggaaaaagaacgtAGGCGAATCGAACGAATTAATCGTCGCGCTCTTCAATTGTTAGAGAAGAGTAACATGCGTCAGTCAGAAAACGCAAATCAGCAGAAGAATTCAAACCTGGATCCATCTGTTTTAAAAGCTCTTCGGGAAAGCGAAGAGCAAGGCGATGCAGAGGAACAACAAACTTCCTCTACTATTTTtgagaaggaggaagaaatgCCAGTAGTCGCATCTTCTGCTTCCACAGAAGAAGAGGAGGTACCTGTTGAGgaggacgaggaagaagaggaagaggaggaggctGAGGTGGAAtatgacgaagaagaagaagaagaggcgGAAGacgacgaagaggaagaagaagaggacgaTGAAAAGTCAcggttaaataaattgaaaagcgaAATCGATGAAGCTACAACGGTGACAGCGATAGATGAAACAACTAAGGTCCAAATCGAAACAGAATCCAAAGGATGGCCGGAGTTACCCCCGCCGCCTTTGAAAGGAATTTTAGTCGCATCAGGTTTTAG aaggACCTCGGTTCCTAATGGCAATTTGGATGACCTTTCTACTCCTGAAAATGATAACGGAGACAACACGGACAAAGAGGAtatagaaatagataaaaatgagTCCAGCAAAGATGAAGCTGGTGAGAACAAGTTAAGCAAATTGAAGAATCAAATGAAGAAAACTAAATTAGCGAAGTTaggaaaacgaaaacaaaggaGTAAAAAATCTGTCCAATTCGCTGATGGAATCAAACCTGGAGAAGGTACTAGTCCTAGTGGCGGTGAAGGGGATATGCCTTCCCCTCCACCACCCACTACTGTCGCTCGAGGTGGAATTCGTGACGTTCGAAGGTCCAGTTCCAGAAAGAGTagaaaacaagagaaaagaacACGACCTccaaaagcaaagaaaaaagtgaAG GTGAAAATCATAAAACTGAAGAAGCCCCGTGTCACTCCATTAACGGCGATGATGATGAATGATTCGGACGAACTAGATGATCGTTCTCCGCCACCGCCACCTCCAGGGTCTCCTCCACCGCCGCATCTTTGGCCAAGTTATCTTTCCGCTTACAACGCTAACAACCGTACTAGTGAAGCTCAAACAACGGCTGCTGCAATTTCGAACACAGTTCAAGCTCCTCCGCCACCTACACCGCTGCCTCTCTTagttcctcctcctcctttgAATTACACGATACAACCTTGCAGCAAGGCGTAA